Part of the Equus przewalskii isolate Varuska unplaced genomic scaffold, EquPr2 ChrUn-1, whole genome shotgun sequence genome is shown below.
GTAAACAACCCCAGCTAAGCCCTGCCGACACTGGACAAATGGCGTCACCCCTGCACGCAGGAACCCTGCATGCAGGGGAATGTGTAGTTTATCATCTTGTGTCACACCCCTATCTGCCGTGATCACatggctgtgcctcagtttcaaaCCCAAGTGAACCCAGGTGCCACAGGGTTGTGAACATGAAGTTTTTATTCTGTTTGTCTTCAAAGCCAGGAAGAGCTGGTGATGTGAACAGGGGAAGTGGTGGGGAGGAGCCCCACGCCCTGGGCTCCTGCATGAGGGCGCAAGCTAGGCAGGGGGTTCCCAGAGAGTGCTCTGGCTCTGGGCTAGGGCTGAGGGCAAGGCccgcctgggcagcagagggCCTCAGCGGGCCAAGGCAAAGCCAATGCGATTGTTATGCCGATCAAACTCCGTGTAGAACTTGCGAATGAAGCTGGCGCCCAGGACCCAGACAGGCCCGGTGGGTGGTGGGACATCTAGACCGTGGAGGGCCAGTGTGCACAGATCATCATTACTGTAGGGATCctggcaggaaggaagagggttTCCTCACTGCCCAGCACATAACCATTCTTCCTCCACCTCGCCTGAGCCCAGCAGCTGTCCTCAGCAttgtcccctccccccatctgCCGTGGGCCTCCATCGCATCCTGGCCCTTTCAACCCGCTGTGGGTCGCATGCCTCCTGGATGCAGGCGCTGAGCTAGACACCGGGCAGACAATGCATTGGGTACAGCGCTACCTTCAAGAGCTTACAGTCTGGCAGAGCTCTGACCCTAGGCCTTCACTTCATTGCGCTAAGTCTGCTGGGTATGAAAGGGGATAAGACAGAAGCACAGCATTCCTGGGGGCGTTTGATGAGAACCCGGAGACAAGGGGATGAGCACATGATTCCCATGCTTGACTGCACATTGcagtcacctggggagttttGAAAACTCTGATGCCCAGGTGCCACGCCCAGAGGTTCTGAGTTAAGAAGTAGGGGAAGTGGCTTGTTAGTGGgacttttaaaagctcccaggtgactctAACATGCAGCCACGTTTGAGAACCAGTGAGGTAGCGTGCAATCTGTGCATGATGACTTGTCCCTTTTTGAGGGCCCCCGCCCACCCGTCCTCCCTGTCACTGAGGGCAGGCCCGGGCCTCACCTGTAATACGTAGTCTGCGCTGGTAAGCGTGTAGGCTCTTCCTCCGAGGTGGAAGGAGATGTCAGGGAGTGTGGGCACTTGGTTACAGTTCACGACATACTTGGGGGAGGGTAGAGGGAGCGTCTTTGAGTGTGGGAAGTCCCCCAGCAGACGTAGCCCTGTGCTTGTGGCCTGGGCCCTTCTCTGGAGAGGGCTGGGTGCATGCCCCCTCCCTGGGGGGAAGAGTGTGAGAGATGAAGAGGGGAAAGCCCAAAATGGCCTCATTTGGGACCTAATGCTGCCTGGGGTCATTTCAGGGCCTGGACCAGGTGGTGCTCCCCTAATCCCtggcctgcctccccctcccccgcccccccaagcTTCTTACTTCATCTGAGCTCAGCTCCTTGGCCCCCAGGGTCTCCATGAGCAGCCTCAGGGAGCTGGTGGGACCCGAGATGTAGGATGCGCCAGTATCCACCACTACCATGCAGCCCTCCTCACAGAGTAAGGTGGCCGACCTCACAGATACCCTGGGGGAGACCacagtcagacagacagacagacagggagggCTGATGGGGCACCACCAGGCTGCATAACTTTCCTGACGCCAGGCCAGTGAGGGGAAGCCATGCCGGTGGTCCAGTGATGCACTGGAGGACAGGTAAGGCATGTGCTGGAGGAGGAAAGGTGCTGCCCCCCTCCCTCAGCGCATGGCTTAGTGACCCCCCACCTACTCTCAGGAGGCCCCCTCCCCTCTGTTCCTCATATCTCTGTTCCCATCCCCAGACAGAGCAGGCAGAGAGCAAATGTTGGCTGTGCCTTAAGAAGTGGCTGCGTCAGGAGAGAGGagctgccctccctgctcccccgcccccaggcaGCAGCGTttttggagaggggagagggttgAGGATTCCTGACCCTTTCATTTTGATCTGCCAGGAGTCAGTCTTGCTGACGCTCACGTAGTGGAAGTTCCCTTGGTAATACTGGGGATCGCTGCCTCCCAGCACAATCTCTCCCCCTAGCAAGTGGGAATTCCTAAAGGGAAGATCAGAGGCTCTTGGAGACCCATAACCTCTGAGACCCAAAGACCCTAGCGACAGGGGAAGTTGGGCAGGGTGCAGGGTGTGGCAGAggaaggggggcagggagggcaaggCTGGGAATCTGCAGAGCACACCACCTTATCTTTCCTGCTCCTCCCCAAGCCCAGCCAGGGGTGGTTCCAGGACAGTCCAACCATGCGGAATAGAGCATCCCCAGAGAGGTCACAGAAAAGGAACAGGCACAGAGACAGCCAGTAGAAAGCAAACAAGAGGCAAATCGCCATGCCCCGCCCCCCCACTTGGGTTCCGGTTGCTGCGGGTTGAGCAGGTGCGTGGGAGGGGAGTCTGGGGAgctgctgggtgggggtgggcaggggcaggaagtgggggtgggggggagaacTTCAGCATCCGCAGAGCCTGGGCCTGCTGAGGTGAGTTTTGGGCGAGTGCCGTGTATGATTCTGGGCCAGGTGCTCTGGAGGGTCAGGACCGTGAGGGGGGTTTCTCCTTACTTGgaatttctgcaaagaaagagACACAGCAGAAAGGAAGCCTTTGTTTCCGGTGAGCCTCACCAGCTtctggtctggcaggtgggtgtTATGCACCCTTGTTACCCTTCAGGCAATGGCGTCATCACCAAGAAGTGAAGTCACTTGCCTGAAGTCACCCAGGTGGTGAGTGGGGTGATGGAGGATTGGAGCGAGGGCTCCTGGTGCCCAGTCTGAAGCTGATCCCCCttgctttcctctcctccaggctgCACGATGCCTCCCacagctcagggcctatcttagGGCTGGTTTCCAGagcgtgtgtgcgcgtgtgtgtgtgtgtgtgaagagagagaggtggggttTTCCAGCACTCGTAATAGGAGGCCTGATTCCATGCACCATTGTGCACGGGTGTGTAGGTGTGTACATGTTATTTGTGCAAGTGCAGTTAATTGCATTTTTGCAAATCCAGTACGTGTGTGCTTGGGCTAGCCCAACACTTCAAGATCTCTCGGGATGTTCCCTCCTTCCCGGCCTAGGGCAAAGGAAGAGGCAGGCCCTCTCCTCAACAAGGGCCCCCCCACTTCCTGTGTGCTGGATGCCCCTACCTGCCATGGCCTCCAGGCTCCTGGGCCCTCAATGAtctcctcttttttccattttcagtcTCTTGCTTTCCATTGACTTCCTCCCTCACCTGCAAGCATGCTCTGGCATCCTCTAGCATTTAAAAACACCCacccttcttttctctgcttctctgcctgCGCCTCCACCTGACATCCCCTTCCCTGTTGAATTTCTCAGAGCAGGCTGCATCTGCCTTTTCACTGCCTGCCGGCTGGCCTTGCTCCCCTCTGCAACAGCTCTTGCCAGACTGCCCCTGACGGCAGAGCCAAGCCGGGGCGTTTTCTCAGTGCCTCCCTTTCTCTCACCAAACCAGACGCTCCTCTCCCTTTGACCTCTGCGATCTCTCTGGACTTCGACCGTCCCCTGCATCCTCACTGCCACTGGCCTCATGTTCTTACCCTTATCATTCTTCCTCTCCAGCTCAGGCCGTCTTTCTAAACCCAGCAGCTCGGAGCAGATCATAGCCCTGCTCAGCTGCTGACGACGGTTTCCCCAGGGCTGGCGGAGCTGCCCATAAGCTCAGCCTAGAGTTGGAAAGTACCCATGGGCCTCAGCCCTGTGCCCACTGCTGTTGCTCACACGCTTCTTGTTTCCCCTGTAGACTGCAGGCTCTGTGTGCACAGACACTCTGTCTCACACGCTGCATTCATGGCGGCACCCAGAGCCTCgcagagtgcttggcacataagcacccaatgtttgttgaatcaatgaGTGAGCAAATtcaccaatgaatgaatgaacaaagttGGCTGTCACTGTGTGGGAGGAGCCATGGGCCCTCACAGGCAGGGTCCCTAGGTGACAGCAGTGCCTCCTTCCCATGCCCCTACCCTGCACTGTCCCCTTgttctagagcagtgctgtctACCTGAGGCTGCGCAGTAATGCCAATGTTCTGTGTCCGTACTATCTGATATGGTAGCCAATAGCCACTGTGGTTGCTGACCACTGGAAATGTGCTCGTGAGGCTAAGGAATTGAATGCCTAATTTTgcttaactttaattaatttacatgtaAGTAGTGGCTTCCACATTGTACGGTGCAGCTCTACATCAGGGCGGAAGAGCCCGGGAACACACCTGGCCCGAGCGCTCCTGCTCTCCCAGCTGGCCTGCCTCCCCGCTTTCCCTGCCTCAGCCCCTGGAGGCCCAGGCCCACCTGCTGTAGTAGACAGAGAAGACGTCTTCCTTTAGCACCCTCTGGGAGAGGATGTGGTCAAAGACGGGGGTGACCCCACCGACGGCCTGTGCAGGGAAGCCCATGCCCAGAACCCCATCAAACTTGGCCAGCATGAAGGGTATCAAGGGCAGCTCCGTAACCTCTGCAAACGTCTGCGTCACTGTGATTCCGCCCACCTGTGGGAGGAAGGACTGGGGAGACCAAGCTCACTGCCCACCCCCGACCAGGATCTTCCCCACTGGGGGCCCCAGGGGCACATATGCTCCAGGGTGTCGCATTTTAGGGTAAGACCAGTTCATCAACCCCACAGATATCTTCTCTCCTGATATGCATCTAGGCTGTGGGGTCCAGAGAGAACTGGGGTTGCTCAGTGACTGGAAGGGGCAGAAGCTGAGAAGGCGGTACTGCCAAGCAGGAGCAGAAAAGATGCCAGGAGCTCCCATTCCCCCTCCGCAATGGCCCAGCTTTCACAGTGGCAGGACTGGGCCTGAGTCCCCCACCCCGTTATGGGCTAAGGATTTCTTCAGCATAGCCAGGCCAGCCCCCGATGCTTCTTTCCCCCTGATTTCACAGACAAGGGGAGAAGTAAGTTCATACCTATTTCCTCCAGGTTCTATGGGCATCCCTCCCCTAACTCTCACAGAGCAGGGCTAGAGAAACCCCAGAATGGGGAGGAGTCAGAGACAGGTCCAACCTCAACTATGACCTTAAAAcctatgaaaattaataaaggaaagcTCAACTAAAACCAGAGTCTGGAAGGCCTCTTAGAGGGAGATCCCACACCCTGCCACTCCTCCTCAGTTACCCCAACAGAAAGTGTCAGTTGCTGACCCCAACAGGAAGACCTCTGTTACTGACCCCAACAGGATGAGAGTACCTTGCTCTCCCAAACAGGACGTGCAACTACTTTACTGCTCCCACAGAAGGAAGACTTCCTTGTTGCCCAGCAACAAGCCCAGCCAATGgaaaatgctgcagctcagccaatgagaagctgtggTCACCTGAACTTTTACTTTCCTCCaatgaactttcattttttccttgctGCTGAGTTCCTGTCTTTGACTCATCCTCCTTACTATGAAAGCCTTTCACGCTGTGTACCTTCTCCAAGTATCTGTCTGCGTGCCAGATGAGGTGCTGCCTGATGCAGgaatcatttaataaagccaattagatcttctgatttactcagttgaattttatttttttaacaaacctATGCCTGACCCTAAAACTAACCCTGACGATGATGTCAACGATAGCCCTGACCCTGACTCTGACCCTGATTTCAGTCTAGGGTCTGGTTAGGAGCCAGTCAGAGCTGGGTGACCTCAGCTGGGTTACTTGACTGGAGGCTGTGGGGCTCGGGACAAGCCCTGCATGTGAGTTAGATGTGAAAGCCTCCATAAGTCACCCAGCATTGAGCCAGGAGCTCAGGTGTGCCCCGTGCCACGTGCTGCTGCTTTGTGGCTCTAGCGAGAGGTGGGACAGCAGGGTGTTCCTCAAATCCCCAGGCTCCAGGGTGGGCTGCACTGAGCCTTCCCCATGTATGGGCCCTGAGGTGCAGGAGAGGTCTGGGGACACGAAAGGCAGGGAGTCAAATGGCCCCGGGCAGTCCTACTTACAGTCACCATGTCCTGGCTCAGGAAACCTTTGACTTTCCCGGATCCGTAGCGGATGGTGAATTCCGTTCCATTCTCCATGTAGCTGGAGGATTCCGAGGAGTCGTAGAGGCTGTGAATCTCTGGCAGAAGGACACAGGCTCAGGTCTGTCCAAGAGCGGCCCAGCAGGGTGGCTCGGAGGCAGGCGCCTTGTGGGTATGGCTTGTGTGACTGAGGACTTAGGTTCAGGGGTGGGGTGGCCCTGAGGTTGGAGGCTCAGAAAATGCATTTCATCAATCACGGACTGTGTTTCTTGGGCCCCTGTTATGTGCCCATATGTCTGAGAATTTTGTCTCAAATGAAGCGTTTTAAAGTAATTCCCAACACTGGGATGGGGAGAAGATTCTGgccacagtaagcactcaataaaagcTTGTTGACTAAGGATAGGGATGGAAGAGCACGAGTGCCTTGGATGGGTCTGAGAATTCAGGCCCTTCTCAGTCTCGGGAAGGCTGCGAAATGGCCTTGTGGGCTGTGGGCTCCTGAAGCTTGCTTTCCTACCTTGGTGGCCATATCAGGAAAATGGGgaccattttcctctctcctttcaggGGCAGTGGAagtagaggcagagagaaaacagctCAAACGGGAGCAGGACAGACTTAGCTGCGTGTGGGGCAGGACTGCCTGAGTGTGGCACGGCGGGGGCTCGGGGGAAGGCAGGCAGGTCCTGGGGCTCACCACAGGCTGCGTAGAGAGGGCTGCACTTGGTGGAGGGCACCCAGAGGTTGGCCGAGCCTGTGTCAAAGATGACTTtgaaggtctggggtggggtgcCAATGCCGATCTCGCCGTAGTACTGGGTCTGTAGGGGTGAAAGGACAGAGGCGGCTGGAGGAGCTTGGGGAGCGTGGGGTCGTGCCTGATAGCCCTGTTGCCACTCAGGAGAGATTAGGTAGATCTTATATCCTCTCTGGGTTTCCATTTTCCAGCAGGGCCTGGGTGGGAGGCTTGGCACTGTCTTGTGACTTCCCAGGAAGTGAGACAAGGGGGCAAAATTAAAATGCTGGGAATGAAGCAGGAAGCTGCCCACCCCTTGAGGAACCACTGGAGTAGCACGCAGCCAGTCTGCACTGAGCCTGGTCCCAGAAACCTGCACCTGAGGCCGAACACCCCTCCTGCCGACCCGTGACACCAGAGCCGGATGCCCGAGCTCCAGACTGAACTCTGCCTCTGGGTTCCCTCCCGCCTCCAGTGCCTCAGGcttccagctgtaaaatgggagtgcTGTAGGCTGCTTAGTGCTCCTTGGTCAAAGACAGCatggaaagagcaaagaaagcctTCGGCCCAAGAGCGGTGCCGGGGCAGAGCGGGGTCCTCACGTCCAGGTAGTTGGTGAGGACCACGGGGGAGGTGCTGTTGTCTCGCGAGAGTCTTTTGGTGAACTGGCTCCACTCGGCGCCGATCCTGCTCACGTCCACGCCTCGCTCCCTCAGGCTTTCTCGGACCGAGGgcattttcctgaggaagatccTGGcccaggatggaggaaggaaaaatagaggAGCTCTGTACTCACCCATAACAATAGCAGCGTCCCTGAAGCTTCTAATACAAGCCTCCCTAACTCAGCCCAGGCAGCTAAGAATCACTCCTGCGCCCTCAGGCCTCTGAAGGAAAATCCCCAAGCCTCCTTGAGTCACCTGTGCTGGCATTCAGTGACTCTCAACTAACTGCCTGCCGATGTCTCATTTTGATCCCTACCACTGTGAGCTGAGGCCAggtgttcattcactcattccttcatccattctGTAATCACAAGTTGAACACAAACTGTGCTCACACCGCACTGGATACTAGAGACGTAAAGATAAAGATCGTCATTGCCTCACGGAGTTCCAGCAGGTGAGGAGACACGCATTGGCTTCCCCTCTGAGGAGCTGAACGCTGGGAGCGCCCCCCTCGAGGCTGTGCGGGAGGAGGCAGTGCCATGCGGGGCCTGTAGGTGGCAGCAGGTGCCCGCAGCAGCCTGCTGGGGCTCTGGGATGCCCGAGGGCTGCGGAGTGGAGCTGACCAACCCAActgggtgggcagggagagaggctggcaTCTCCAGAGCACCTGTGCGCCCTGTCCTTGGAAAGATGTGCCTTCTTGAGCCTAAGTCCCAGTCCCTCGGCTTCTTGTCctgaggcctttgggaggcacCATTAAAGAAACTGGGAAACTCACAGCCTACGGGGCGCCAAACACTGTTCACACCCCAtgtaaccctcacaacaaccctgcagCCAGCTGTCGCCGTTGCTCTacgatgagcaaactgaggctcatggGGACGAGGTGACTCACACGTGATGGAACAGGGATTCAAAACAGTGTATCCGGCCCTGTTCCCCATATGGGGGGCCCTGGGCCCCCTGAAGGCCGTTTGCTGAAGCCTGGAGGAAGGTTTCCCTAGCTGTTGGCTGGGGGAGGGTCCCAGGATTGCAGCCCAGTTTGTGGACAACCTGCCTTCTTCTCAGTTCTCGTGCCCCTGTCCTTTCACTGTCCTTTCCTTGTCACTCCCCCTGCATCTATGTCCCGTGACAGCCGGGAACACGAATGCAACTTTCGTGCCTGTCAGTgtaatattttaatggaaataactTGTCAGATTCATCTCACAGTTTGACATTCATATCACTGTTGACAAAGTATTCTCACAATTATATCTTACTTGGTTCTCGGCCATCCCATGAGGTGGGTAATGTTATTATTCTCATCTTACAGGTGGGAAGATGGAGGGGCAGAGAAGGCTTGGCCCCAAAGAGGGTGCCTTTTCCACTAGTTACTCAGAGCAGCCCCGGCTCTGGACCTTAACCTTTACCCATCTCCTTGCAGAAagtcccttcccccctccctccagttctttcATCCTTCAAAGTGCAGCAGGCACTGCTTCCTCCTGGAAGCTCGCCATGCACTCCCATTCACGCTGGCCTCACCTTTGCTTTGGCTCCTGGGTGCTCACAGCCAGCACTGCATGGCTAATGCTCAGGGATGTGGTGCTGTCTGCTGGTGAGGGCATAGTGGTTGTGGGGACCTGCTTGAATCCCGAACCACCTGTGTGATTCTGAGCAacttacctaacctctctgaggcttTTCTGAGCCCCCATGAACTCCTCTGTAAAAATGGACTTAAAGGTAGCACCTACCTCGGAGAATCACTACAGATTCACAAGGGGCCCCGCGCCCGATCAACGTAAATCGTGTGTGTAAAAGGCATGAAAGCACCTTGAGAATGGGGTCCTGTGTTCAGATCTCCCAAACACATGAGAGCGGCCTTGTGGTGCTCCGCACACAGCAGGTGGCACCATTCCTGTGACTGTTTCAgaaggctccctccctccccaccctggcccaGCTCCCTTTTCTGTTTGAAGAGAACAGGGGAGAGTGACTTCCCCTTGATCTGCCTTTCCCCTGGGGGGCTCCTCAGCCCCATGCTGCCAGGAAGCGCCTGCCCTCTCACCCGGCCCTCAGCCCAGCCGTgactctggggggggggggccttggAGCAGGGGAGAGAGGCTTTGGGAACAAAGGGCCTGGTGTGTGTGGAGCCTCAGCCCCTCTCACGAGACCTCCCTGGCCTCAGGGTCCTCATCCGTAACCTGGGACTGTtgggttgttgggaggatgaCTAGAGATGAGATCTGTGAAGTCCTAAGTGTTTCACAGGCTTAGCGGCTCTCACTGTTATTAAGACCTGCCCTCTCACCTTCAGCTCTTCTGGCGCCATCTGCCCTCCCCAGACTGACACCCCTTTTCCACGGGGCTCTCTCCCTGCTGCCTCTCCCCTTCTGCAGCCTCAAGGAGCCGCTGGTCCCCACAGGGCGTGGCACAATGTGGGTGGCAGTCaggtctctctctcctttgggcTGCCCCTTCTTTCAGGGTTGGCGACAGGCCTCCCTGCGCAGCCCGCCGCCTCAGGCTGAGGCCTTCCCCTCAGTTATCTCATTGAGTCTTCAGAGCAGCTCTATGAAGTTGGCGCCTATTCtccttgttttaaaaatggtaaactgagacctggagaggtgaagtaacttgcctgtGTTTCCAGAGCTAATCTGCCTACTAGGGGAGCCGAGTTTAAACCCGGACAATTCACCTCTAGCAGCCTTGCATTTAACCCCATGTCGTGCTTCCTCCTGCCAGACTTAATGCTCTTCTTAATAATCAGGGCTTGAGGGCAAGGGGCATGTCTAAATGATGTCTGCGTTCCCCATGGTGCCTAGCATGGTGATCTGTGCAGGAAGCGAGAGCTCGGGGCAGGGATCAAAAACACGGCTTCCAGGCCTGACTAGTGCCACTATTGCCTGTGTGACGCTGGAGTCACCGGACCTCTCTCAATGGGACCATACCTCCCTGCCCAGCTAGTTGTGAGGACTGGATGACATCCCATGTCTGAAAGCTGGGGGTGTTAGGAAGGTGGGAACCCCTGTGCCCCTgccaccctctctgggccccagttacCGTCTGAAGGCGCCAGTGTCCGCAGGAAGCCCGAAGGCGTAGGAGCCCCAGAGCACCAGCAGGAGTCCCCAGCGGGGCATTCTGCTCCGTTGGTTCATGCCACACCTGGGTCCCGGCTCTCTCTGAGATCCACCGAAGCCTCATGGCTCCCAGGCCCTCCTCCTTTTATACGCTCCACACTTAGGATGCTTGTGAGTCTGCTTTGCCCTGATTTATTACCCTGGGGCATACGGCAGGACAGCCAGTAATAAATCCCGCCGTGGGGCTGAGCTAGGTGGGTGAAGGGTGACCAGGTTTCCGCCACAGAGCAGGGGAGCCAGAGGAAGGAGGCTGTGGGAAAGCAATGCTGTGTCCAGTGACGCTAGCAGCCTCGTCCCAGCCTGGCCCTGTGACCCCCGGAGGGGGAAGGGGCTGATGAGAAACAGCTCTGCTCAGGAAGAAGGTCGGGGCTGAGATAGGCATAGAACCTAGGTTTCCAACCCCCAGCTGGACTCCACTCCCCATGCCCTCGAAGCTCCATCCTCTGTATTAACCTTGGCTGTGCCCCTGACGGGCTTCTCCCAGGCTGCATCTCAGTGTTCCCATCTGGAACATGGGTCACTCCTCCTGGCTTGTTCCCTGGCAGAGCCAGACCCAGAGGCCTCCCTGATGCCTGCCTCCAACCCGCTGCCAGCAGCAGTTGTTTATGGGAAAGTGCACCATAGCTTGTCAGGAGAAGAGACTGCTGATGCAGCCCTCAGGAAGCAGGGAGCTGCGGCAGGGGTGCGCGTCGATCCTCACCGACCTGGTATTGGTGTGAGGGAAGGGCAGCCCTCAGGGGCTTCGGGAGGCTTTTGCAGAAGGAGGAGGGCAGCTGgttttccacctcctcctcctctttccacttGGCCCTAACTCCTTCGGGGCCCTGTCTCTGtccccttcccttttccttgtGGTTTATAAGCAGTCTGGGGCAGTTCCCCACACACCTGCCCCTAAATCCCGGGATGGGTGCTATTTATTCAGCCTGGGATGGCCTCCCCCGGCTTCTCCGTGCTCATTCTTCAGGGCCCACTTCAAATACCACCCGCCTCCATGAAGCAGGCCCTGATGCAGCCCGGAATCAACTGCTTTCTGCGGTGGGCTCTCACAGAGTGCAGAGGAGCCTTTCCGTGAGAGCAGGGACCAGCCGTGCTGCAGGAGCGTTCTTTGCGTATGCGGGCACCTGCCTCTTGCCCAAAGTGGTGCTCAACACTCATCAAATGCGTGAACACGTGACCTGTGAGGGGCAGTGTGCAGAGCTCTGAGCTAGCTGTCAGGGACCTGGGTTCTAGTTCTGACTCCGCCACAATCTTGCTGTATGACGGTAGAGCCCTCCCGGCCccgtctgggcctcagttcctaaATCTGTGTAAGGAAGCAGATGGCTAGTGGCCCCTGGGGT
Proteins encoded:
- the REN gene encoding renin gives rise to the protein MNQRSRMPRWGLLLVLWGSYAFGLPADTGAFRRIFLRKMPSVRESLRERGVDVSRIGAEWSQFTKRLSRDNSTSPVVLTNYLDTQYYGEIGIGTPPQTFKVIFDTGSANLWVPSTKCSPLYAACEIHSLYDSSESSSYMENGTEFTIRYGSGKVKGFLSQDMVTVGGITVTQTFAEVTELPLIPFMLAKFDGVLGMGFPAQAVGGVTPVFDHILSQRVLKEDVFSVYYSRNSKNSHLLGGEIVLGGSDPQYYQGNFHYVSVSKTDSWQIKMKGVSVRSATLLCEEGCMVVVDTGASYISGPTSSLRLLMETLGAKELSSDEYVVNCNQVPTLPDISFHLGGRAYTLTSADYVLQDPYSNDDLCTLALHGLDVPPPTGPVWVLGASFIRKFYTEFDRHNNRIGFALAR